Genomic segment of Primulina tabacum isolate GXHZ01 chromosome 11, ASM2559414v2, whole genome shotgun sequence:
GCCAAACCTGTTGTCCCTATTAACCGGTTCGGTGGTCAGgtctatgtatatgtatatgtatatctattctattttattaagggTGAGGACATGATAGTAACCACCTAGGAAGGACACCaactttacccttatatgatactaatataacaattttgttttttaaatttcaacacatttttatttttattttttttatttcaacaattcaaatatcaatttagtccctccataatttgtcaaatttcactttagtccatcgataatgataaaaaaaactgTACATACGCATCGCGTGTACAGAGTAACTAGTGTATATGTATGGAGCAGCTAGTATTTCAGAaatgaaatatgaaaaataaataaataaatattgattTGAACATAAACGCGACTTCACCTAATTACGTAAAAGTCGTTCTCGTATTGTTAATAAAACGTTGGTTGGGTGATTAGCCGTTAATGTGCCCTTCCTGATATTCGCGACGTTTCGCTCCTTAATTCAAACCCCTCTTTCATATTCAGACGCTCGTGTCCTTAATTTCGAAGCAGAGTCCAGTTCAAGATCTCTACATTTAATATTAatctattttttttcttgaaaaaggtgattttgttcatattttctgcaattatttaacaaatataATCAATTTCCCACGCAGTATGGTATCAGGAAAATGGAACTCGAAATTTCTTTTTGTTCTCACTGATCCCAGGATTTTTGCTTGTTTACAGGTTTGGGAAATCAAAATGATGGGTTGTTTTCTAACAAGACTATTCCTGTAAGTTTTGCGAGAAATTTCAACTTCTTATCCTTATTGTTTTGGTTGGTTTCTTGTAATTTTGGATTTCAGACAAATTCATAAACTTGCATGGTTTTTTTTGGGTGCCCACTTTTGTACCATAGGATGGGATTGGGATGTGTTTATCCAGCGTATGAATGTTACAAAACTGTTGAAAAGCATGATTTAGAGATCGAACAACTCAAATTTTGGTGTCAGTACTGGTATATTAATTTCTGTGTTCCTCTGTAAATAATAATGTCACTTCAATTTTTCCAGTTCACTGCAaataatttagcaacatattttGTTCTGTTTTGCTGATTCTTGCAGGATTATAGTTGCATTACTTGCAGTGTGCGAAAGGGTAGGCGATAACATTATATCATGGTAATCAACAAATATTACTTCGTATCGTTTTCTATCCACATTTACACAAGTTAATTCGATCCTTCGACcctcaaatgatttgaaataatGAGTTGGATAGCGACTAACTCAACTAGTCACGTGTTGTGCCCGTTCTATCCCAAGGTTACCTCTATATGGTGAAGCCAAGCTTGCACTAGTCTTAAGCCTTTGGCATCCTAAAACAAGAGTAAGTAGTCTAAATGTGATCATTAGAGGCTAAAGTTTGACTCTTTTTGTCCCATGGTAATTGTGTTTGTATGCTTTGTAGGCAACTGTGCATTTCTATAGTTCATTTCTGCGGCCATATGTGGCGAAACACCAGCAAGAAATCGATTTAAATTTGGCGAAGCTGAAGGAAAATGCAGCCATGGTTGCAAATTTAGCTTGGCAAAAGGCTCTGAGTTATGGACAGAAGAGATTCTTGGAGGTCTTGCAATTTATTTCTTATCAATCAGCAGTTTGCAGATCTCAAACCCATCAAGAATCCACAAGCAAATTATGATACAATTTTGGTTTGAAAGATAAAATGGAAATAGAATATTATTGGGAAACTAATGGTAATCCTAGAGGAGATTATTTTGCTTTGTTAGAAATgtctatttcaaattttttttttagttttttgcATTTCAAttgtgatttaaaaatattagaatgTAAATTTGTTCTCTATCAGTATTGGCATATGCAATACGTGGAATCTTATTTTAGTGCGTTTGGGATTGAGAAATTGacttaagaaatattttttttcaaaaaaataataatagagaAGAAACAATTGAAAAacacttcaaaaaaataaatgttttttattctaATTTGTCTGAATATTTGATGGGCTTATTGGGTCACTTGGGGGAAGCCCAGATCAGATATGCTACTTATATGGGCTTTCGGGTCACTTAAGTGAAGCCCACAGTCGGAGCTTGCAACTTGGATGTTGGGACAAAACCAAAATATTagaaaaacaaagaaaatgagaaaagaaaTCGTCCATGTTTTACTCGGCAAAATTCTTGATGAGAAATTTAGATGCATGTCAGCAAACGAAGCCCACCATAAATTCTTGATTATCACTATATTCTGAATTCGCTTATGAAGTATTTTACTTGAACATTAAATTTTTCGGTTGTTAGAAGTACAATCCAAGCAATATCCATGATTGGTAGTTGTTCGACAAAATGCTTGAATAAAACAGTACTCTTGTCAAGAATACGCTGCAGAGGTGATGAAGTTCTTGTTGAGCAGGTAAATTCGGCATCTTTAACTCATTGGCTGTTTACTTTTTGCGATTCGTCTGTTTATTATAGGGAATTTGGACCCACCTTTTCCTCGTGTCATTCTCATGCACCGTCCTTGATCGTTTT
This window contains:
- the LOC142519218 gene encoding putative HVA22-like protein g, with the translated sequence MVSGKWNSKFLFVLTDPRIFACLQVWEIKMMGCFLTRLFLMGLGCVYPAYECYKTVEKHDLEIEQLKFWCQYWIIVALLAVCERVGDNIISWLPLYGEAKLALVLSLWHPKTRATVHFYSSFLRPYVAKHQQEIDLNLAKLKENAAMVANLAWQKALSYGQKRFLEVLQFISYQSAVCRSQTHQESTSKL